The Oleiphilus messinensis DNA segment GTCGAGAAAATCGGTGGAACCTCCATGAGTGACTATGTGGCGGTGCGCGATAATATTGTGTTAAAGCCTGCACAAAAAGAATCACTGTATAATCGGGTGTTTGTGGTTTCTGCTTATGGTGGAATTACTGATCAGTTACTTGAACACAAAAAAACGGGTCAACCAGGCGTCTATGCATTATTTGCGAATGGCGTAAATGATGATAGTTGGCTGGATGCATTGCAGTCGCTCAAAGATAAAATTTTCACGATTAACGCCGCTTTGTTTGAAACCGAGGCTGAGCTTGCTGAGGCGAACGGGTTTATATTAGAGCGTCTGGAGGATACCCAGCGTTGTCTTTCTGATCTGCAACGACTTTGTCAGCATGGCCACTTTTCCCTGGATACCCATTTGGCAACCGTTCGGGAAATGCTCGCTAGCATCGGTGAAGCCCATAGTGCCTGGAACACTGCAACGCTGCTGCGACGGGATGGTGTGAATGCCTGTTTTGTGGATTTGACCGGGTGGAATACCAACAAGCACATTTCCCTGGATGAGCGAATTGAAATGGCATTTGGTAAACTGGATCTGGACAGCGTATTACCCATAGCGACAGGGTATGCCCACAGTGATCGGGGACTTATGTCGACATTTGACCGCGGATACAGTGAGATGACCTTTAGTCGGATTGCGGTTCTAACCGGTGCCCGAGAAGCTGTTATCCATAAAGAGTTTCACTTGAGCAGTGCCGATCCGCGTCTCGTGGGGGAGGCGAATGCAGTACCGATCGGACGCACCAATTATGATGTTGCTGACCAGCTTGCAAATCTGGGGATGGAGGCAATTCACCCCAAAGCCGCGAAGGGGTTGCGCAAGGGCAATATTCCTTTACGAGTGAAAAACACCTTTGAACCAGAGCACACGGGTACTCTGATCACCAGTGATTATGTCAGTGATGAACCCTGTGTTGAAATCATTGCCGGGTGTAAAGGCATTCACGCCATTGAGGTATTCGACCAGAACATGGCGGGTGATATTGCTCAGTGTGATACGGATATCATGGCCATCATCAAACGCTTCAAAGGTCATATTGTATCTAAGGACATCAATGCCAACACCATAACTCATTTTATTTCTGCTAACCTTAAAACGGTGAAACGTATCATGAGAACGCTCGAAGAGCGGTTTCCTGAGGCAGAGGTCAGCCAGCAGAAAGTTACCATCGTTTCAGCGATTGGTAGTGACATGAAGATTCCCGGTATTTTGGCTAAAACTGTATCCGCATTAGCGGATAAAAATATCAGTGTATTGGCTTTGCATCAATCAATGCGTCAGGTCGATATGCAGTTTGTGGTGAGTGAAGATAATTATGATGAAGCAATCAAGAGCTTGCACCGTTGTTTGGTGGAGGTTCACGACCATGGCAGGGCAATATGTCTAGCCTCATAGTTGGGCTGTTATTCGTCATATGTGCAAGCAGTAGTCTCGCCGAAACTTCGGTTCCATTGGAGTCCAGTTTGCAACAACAGGAATCCGCGCGAACCGACGGCGAACCACTGCCCACAGAGCAGGGCAAAGCATCAGCGGTCTCCGAGTCTGTGGCAGCGGAGTTGGAGGAAAAGGAAAGGCGTGCGGCTGCGGCTTCTGTGGAGTCCTTGGAAAAGCCGTTATACAACCCGTTTGTAGAGCGTTATGTGCTTGATGAATTGAAGCAACTCCGTAGCGAAATGGCGAACCAGAAAGCGGAGTTGATTCAGCAAATCGTGGATCGTGAGCTGAATTCTGTGGATCGGGGCGTGACCTACGCAACGGACACGGTTACCTATTTCTTCTACCTGATTGCCGGCGCCAGTTCAATTCTTGTCTTGGTAGGCTGGACGTCCATTCGCGAGATTAAAGACCGGGTGCACACACTGGCAGACGAAGAAATCTCCAAACTTGTTCATCAATACGAAGAGCGATTGTTCTCCATTGAGCAGCAATTGAACCAGAAAACAAGGCATATCGAAGCCAACCGGGAAGAAATTGAACTGACGAAAGAGGTTCAGTCCCTTTGGTTACGCGCAGCACAAGAGGGCCAGGCCAATCATAAAATTCCAGTGTATGACCAAATTCTAAGTCTCAGACCCGATGATTGTGAAGCATTGACATACAAAGCCGATGCGGTACTTGAGCTGGGTGAACCTCAATGGGCCGCAAACCTTTGTCATCAGGCGCTGGCAATTGATCCCGATAATGGCCATGCGTTCTATCAACTTGCCTGTGCCTATACCGCGATGAAAAATTATGACGAAGCGGTTCGATTTCTTGAAAAAGCGGTACAGATGGCTGATAGTTATCGTGATGACATCGAAAAAGACGAAGCACTGGCGCCACTGTTACATAACAAATCGCTTAAGGATTTACTGTAGTTCAGTTACCGGTGAGCAGCAAAACAGTTTTGAGCGGTATTTATTGTTCCCTCGATCCCAAAAGGGGCACTTTGCGATACTTTCAACAATGGTTAACAAAATTGTTGTATCCAAGTTATGGTTACAATTTCTGGATCGACTCAACAGACCTCAATTGCTTTAACCGGTCATTCATCTCTTAACCACTGGTTGTGACATTATTTACTACACTTCAGGTACAGTTAATCCTGAGGAGTAGGGATGATGGACGAGGCACTAACTTCCTTTTTTTCTTTAGATTACATGCCCCATGGCCATTGTTATCTGTGGCAACCTGGTATTTTGTGGACGCATGTGATTTCTGATCTAGCCATTGGACTGGCTTACTTTTCCATTCCGGTTATGCTGGTATTGGTTGTGCGTAAGCGACCGGATCTTCGCTACCATCGTTTGGTCTATTTGTTCGCTGCATTTATTCTTTGTTGTGGCCTCACCCATTTGTTTTCGATCTATACCATCTGGAATGGTGCTTATGGCGTCTATGGCTTGGCGAAATTAGTAACCGCAGTGGTTTCTGTGTTCACTGTAGTTGAGCTGAGCCGTCTAGTGCCGCAATTATTGAGTTTACCAACACCCGCTGAGCATCGGGAAGCGCTAAACCAGGCGGCGGATGAGAAGTTAAAGCGGAGTCGTCTGGAGTTGGAGCGAAAAGCGGAAGCAATCTTCCAATTTACCACAGAGTTAGTGCCTACTGGTCTTTTGGTTATTGATGCAGAACGTAATATTCGTCTCGCGAATGCCGATCTCGAAATGACATTTGGCTATTTGCGCCATGAGTTGATCGGGCAGCCGCTGTCGTTATTAATCGAAGGGCCGACAACTGATTATCATGATGCTTTGGTGCAGGAATATTTGCGGAACCCGACCCAGGATCACGCGATGGCGTCAGGGAGAATCGTGAAGGGCAAGCGAAAAGACGGTGGACCGGTATCCATTGAAATCAGTTTGAGTGTGCATGAATTTGAGGGTGAAAAACATGCCTTTGCCACTGTCGTAGACATCAGCCGTGTCACCTCTCGCAAGTCGAGCAATCTAGAGAGTAATAATCGGATCAAGCGTGCAGTCGAGGCGATCAACGATGGAATCTGGGAATGGAATGTTCAGACGAACGAGGTTTGGTACAGCCCAAGGTTGATGGGCATGATTGGTCATGATCCCGATTCGGAAAAGGCGAGACTTGAATATTGGCAAGAGCATATTCATCCGGGAGACAGGGCTAAGGTAGAGCAAGCTCTGGAAGCTCATTTTCAGAGTGGCTCGAAGTATGATGTTACCTATCGTGGATATACCGACAAAGGTGATTATGAATGGCTCCATGCTCGCGGAGACACGATTTTTGATGCATCGGGTAAACCACTTTTGATGTCGGGCGTATTGTCTAACATTCAGGATAAGAAACAGCTGGAGCAGGAACTTGCGGAGAAGTCCCACTTTTTAAATGCCATTCTGGAAAAGTCGCTTTGTGGTATGTACATCTTTGATCTCAAGAAAAATATCAATACCTATATTAATCCTCAATATACAGAAATAACGGGATATGATGCGGAGGAGTTGCAACTAATGCAAAAAGGCGGCGATATGGCGCAGTTGTTTTACCAAGCAGATCTGCATCGCGTTCTGGCCCATATTGAGGCTGTCAAGTCGAGCCCGGACAACCGTGGAGATGCGATCCAATACCGGTTCAGGCATAAAGATGGTCATTGGATTTGGTGCTACTCCCGTGATTCCGTGTATACCTATGATGACAATGGTGAACCGAGTGAGATGCTGGGCACATTCTTTGAAATTTCTGATTTGGTCGAGCGGGAAGAGCGCATTAAAAAACTGGCGCGGGATTTTTATGATACTTTTGAACAGGCCGCAGTAGGGATTGCCCATGTGGGCCTGGACGGGAGCTGGCTTAAGGCTAATAGCAAATTATGTCAGATTTTAGGGTACACTCGGGAACAATTGTTAAAGACTAATTTCCAGTCGATAACCTTTCAGGATGATCTGGAATCCGACCTGGATCAGATCGATCAACTTATTCGGGGTGAAGCCAATCATTATTCGCGGGAAAAACGTTATATTTGTGCCAACGGACAGCTGATCTGGACTAATCTTACAGTATCGATTGTGCGCAGCGAAGATGGCGTAAACAGCCATTTTATCTCCGTGGTTGAGGATATCTCTGAGCGTAAGGCGATTGAGCAAGCTCTAGCAGAATCAAATTCGGCCTTGGAACGTTTTGCGTACTCTGCCTCCCATGATTTACAGGAACCGTTGCGTAAAATCAGTGCGTTTTCCGATAGTGTTGCGGCCCGGCTGAAAGGAAAGCTTGCTGATTCTGATGCTCAATATGAACTGAGTCGCATCGGTGATGCTGCCCGGCGCATGCGAGATATGATTAACAGTTTATTGCAACTGTCACGAAGTTCCAGGCAGAAAATGGTTAAAGAAGTGGTTCCACTTTCTGAGCTGGTTGCCCCAGTGCTTGATGATCTATCGGAGGTGATCAGGGAGCATTCAGCCGAGATCGTACTGCATGACGATGCTCGAGTCTGGGTGGACAAAATTGGATTTCAACAAGTATTGTTGAACTTGATTGTGAACAGTATTCGCTACCGTCGCACAGGTGTTCCCCCTAAGGTGGAAATTCTCTGTTCGCCTTCATTTCGTGAAACACGTATCGAAATTTGTGATAATGGAAAAGGATTCAAAGATGAATTTGCCGAGCAAATCTTTGAGCCATTTAAACGCCTTGTGGGAAAAGAAATATCAGGCTCAGGTATGGGGCTGGCAATCTGTCGGCAGATTATAATCGGTCATGGTGGTACGATTCACGCGCATAGCCGCGCAATTAATGAGAAAAGTAGCGAAGAATCTGGTGCGGTTTTTCAGATTACCTTACCAAAAACAGAGGATTGTTCGTGACGAATTCTGAGTTGGGCAAGCCATTGATCATGCTGGTTGATGATGACCCGGACGATCTGTATCTGGTCAAAACAGCCTTTAATCAAACTGAATTCCAACCCCGGTTTATGTTTGTAAACTCGGGGGAATCACTGATGCATTATCTTGGTTCGATCAAACCCTTCTCGGGTGCTCAAATCCCGAGTTTGATATTGCTAGACTTGAATATGCCGGTTATGGACGGTAAAAAAACGCTGGAATCCCTCAAGCATCAGGAGCAATACCGTTCGATTCCTGTCATTGTCTATACCACGTCAACGTCAAAACTCGATATTGAAGAAGCCTACCGCCTCGGAGCAAATTCCTATGTCATCAAAGCGGGAACCCTGGAAGAAATGGTTAAGACGATGGATTCCATAGGAAACTACTGGCTCAGGACCGTACAGTTGCATGACAAATAGCATGCTATACTGAAGTGCAAAGTCAGGAAATTGCCGAATGTTCTTCCGCTTGTATTTTAATGGAATATTTAGATGGTTGTAGAAGACGCCGATGCGCCCCCAGATCGTGATCAAGATAGAGCTGATAATCAAGGTGAAGCCCGGGTAATTAACGTTCTCATGGTTGAGGATGACTACGACGATTTCTATCTGATTCGGGAAATACTCAAACAAAACTCAAAACGTCAATACCGGTTATCCCGAGCTCTCACCCTTGAAGATTGTGTCAGTCAGGTACAGTCCACTCCGCCGGATATTATTTTGCTTGATCTGGGTTTACAGGATTCATCAGGATTAGCGACCCTGGAGAAATTACTTAAAAGTGGTATTCAACAGCCCGTGATCGTTTTGACTGGAGTAAACGATGAAGAGTTGGGCGAGAATGCCATCAAAATTGGAGCAGAAGATTATCTTCCAAAAGAAGAGGTCAGTAAAACACTGCTGTCGCGCTCCATTAACTACGGCATTGAACGGCACCGACTGACAGCAGAGCTTCAGCAAAAGGCTTCTGAAGATGCACTAACGGGTTTGCCAAACCGTTCTGCACTGTTTGAGCGAATTGAGGTGTTAATAAGCAATACGGATCGAGCAGAAACTAAATTGGCCATCGCTTTGCTCGACCTGGATGGATTTAAAGAAGTTAACGATACCCTTGGCCATCAGACTGGTGATGATCTCTTGCGTCAGATTGCAGCTCGATTACGAAAAAGTTTAAGGCGTTCCGATATGGCTGCGCGTTATGGCGGGGATGAGTTTGTTCTGGTTTTTACGAACTACCACAGTGAATCCGAACTGATGGAGGTTGTACAGCGAAAACTCAATATATTGACGCAACCGATCCGCCTCTACGTCAACGGTGAAGTGCAAGAAGTGACGATAGGCGCCAGTGTTGGCCTAGCGGAGTGGCGTGCGTCCATGACTGCACAGCAGATCGTCAACAACGCGGATGATGCGATGTATGCAAGTAAAAAGAATGGTAAAAACCAGGTCACAATGGCGACTTCACTGCAGTCGTAACCAGTATTCCTGTGGTAATGCTTTGATTCGATCACTGAGCAATGGGTTGTCCAAGTAAAAAGTCTTTCGCTTTTCAGGTTGCAGTTGTTCAAGCATTGTCTGGATTTGAGGGTGGGTATTGAAGTTGTGATGAAAAGCACCACTTTCGTAAGCAACTTGCATGCCTTTTTTCAGTGCATGAAATAATTCAGGATGATGGGGTGATACATAGACGAAGTAGTCGAAGTTATAAATCACCATCACACTGGGATCAACAACAAACTGTGGGTATTGTTTTGTTTGTTGTCTGATTTCTACATAAGCCTCATGAACCCCTCGGTTAATGCCCGTAAAACGATTTGCCTGAAGCATTTTCCAGAGGCTTTGATAGCTCGCCTGCTGTACAGTGAAGCCATTCAGAATAAAGACATCCGTGTCGGGCCAGCCGATTCCGGATCCTACCACTACGCCTTTTTTAAGGTCTTCTAAACTTGCAATGCTTTTGAAAAGCGGTAAATCCTGTTTTTTGATAACGAATATGCGGTGTCCGAGTAAGCCTCGAGTGAGCGGGAAATCTATTTGCAGCAAGTTTTTTTCTCGCTCCGGTGAAAAACCGGTAAAAAAGAAGTTTACCGGGCCGTTTGGTTGTTGTAGTAAGCGGAGGATTCGGGATTGGTTGGCTTGTTTGTAGTTCAGTAATTCGAGCGTGTGAGGTTGATCTGTATATTTCAGGGCGAGTCGTATGACACTGAGTTCATAGCTGAATACCTCCTCATCGCCGTGAAGCAATGCGAGTTTATAGTCGAGCGCACGGCAGGGCAGGGCGAATACAATTAAGAGCAGGGTGATCAAGGTGTATTGATGTTTCATAAGGTGCCTCTTGCCTCTGCTGTAGATTGCCCCCAAAGCCAGTATATTTAATCAGGCGACACTCTTGCATAATTATCGGACATTTTCTGAAAGTCGCCTACTTCCACATACGCATTTATTAGTATTCATATAATCATAGTATCCACATAACCATAGTATCCACATGAATCTAGTATTTAGCTTCTTCCGGTTTTGATCTATTCCTGTTAGCAACCTGAATTCAGTTGTCAATTTATCAAAATAGTGTGCTCTCCCTGGTAACTAAAGGCTGTGATTGAGTTCGCAAGACTATGAAAGCGCAGTGCTTAGTATGGTCATTGCGAGTGTTTCCAGGTCTTTCCGTCCCCCCCATTGGAGGATCTCGGTTCGTTTTAACAGGCGGATTAGAGATTGGGCATTAAATTCCGGCATCAGCTGTTCTGTAAAAGCTGAGGCGAACCGTTCACTGGCATTTTGAGCAATCAGTTTCACCGGAAGTTTGTGGGAAAGCTGAGTCATGTAGAATTGGAAAATGGACTCCTTTGTCGCTGCAAGTGCAGGACTACTGATCACAGTCTGATTGTATATGAGGTACGTGTTTAGATCACCGAATGCAAGCGCCATTGGTTTGTTGAGCGGGGTAAAGTTTCGCAAGGTTTTACCCTCCAGCCAGCGGGCAAGATTGTTTGCGGCATGTTTGCCCATATCCAGCGCATGGTAGGCTTGTTTTGTTAAGCCCGGAGTATAGTCAGCCAAGTCTCCGGCAATGAATATGGCCTCATCGGTTCGGGTTTGCAATGTAGACTTGACCGGAATGCCACTTCGATGGGGGGGCAGTGCTTCAATATTAAGCGCGAGGCTGGCGGGTTGTGTGCCGGTGGTCCAGATTGTGATATCACTGGATAGCGTTGCGCCGGAAGACAGAATGATACGGTCTTCAGTGAGGCTGGAAATGGTTTGGTTGAAATACCAGTGAACCGGGTATTCCGCGCAGATTTTCCGAATGTCATCTGAGATCTTTTGCGTGTAGCCAGGCAGTGCTTGATTGCCTTTCTCGATTATCTGGATAGACAGAGCGGGATTGTGTCGATACCCGCGAAGTAACTCACCCAGTGCCTCGATGCCGGTAAATCCGGCGCCAACAATGCTGACGGTTACGCTGTTTTGTTGTTGGAGCAGGCTTTCCAGGCGGGAGCGGATTTGGACAATTTCTGCGCCTTTTCGGAAGCCTGATGCGACCTCTTTAACGCCTTTTATGCCG contains these protein-coding regions:
- a CDS encoding response regulator, whose amino-acid sequence is MTNSELGKPLIMLVDDDPDDLYLVKTAFNQTEFQPRFMFVNSGESLMHYLGSIKPFSGAQIPSLILLDLNMPVMDGKKTLESLKHQEQYRSIPVIVYTTSTSKLDIEEAYRLGANSYVIKAGTLEEMVKTMDSIGNYWLRTVQLHDK
- a CDS encoding aspartate kinase; its protein translation is MDSLNSNSRHGDFKGKHSVEKIGGTSMSDYVAVRDNIVLKPAQKESLYNRVFVVSAYGGITDQLLEHKKTGQPGVYALFANGVNDDSWLDALQSLKDKIFTINAALFETEAELAEANGFILERLEDTQRCLSDLQRLCQHGHFSLDTHLATVREMLASIGEAHSAWNTATLLRRDGVNACFVDLTGWNTNKHISLDERIEMAFGKLDLDSVLPIATGYAHSDRGLMSTFDRGYSEMTFSRIAVLTGAREAVIHKEFHLSSADPRLVGEANAVPIGRTNYDVADQLANLGMEAIHPKAAKGLRKGNIPLRVKNTFEPEHTGTLITSDYVSDEPCVEIIAGCKGIHAIEVFDQNMAGDIAQCDTDIMAIIKRFKGHIVSKDINANTITHFISANLKTVKRIMRTLEERFPEAEVSQQKVTIVSAIGSDMKIPGILAKTVSALADKNISVLALHQSMRQVDMQFVVSEDNYDEAIKSLHRCLVEVHDHGRAICLAS
- a CDS encoding type 2 periplasmic-binding domain-containing protein; translation: MKHQYTLITLLLIVFALPCRALDYKLALLHGDEEVFSYELSVIRLALKYTDQPHTLELLNYKQANQSRILRLLQQPNGPVNFFFTGFSPEREKNLLQIDFPLTRGLLGHRIFVIKKQDLPLFKSIASLEDLKKGVVVGSGIGWPDTDVFILNGFTVQQASYQSLWKMLQANRFTGINRGVHEAYVEIRQQTKQYPQFVVDPSVMVIYNFDYFVYVSPHHPELFHALKKGMQVAYESGAFHHNFNTHPQIQTMLEQLQPEKRKTFYLDNPLLSDRIKALPQEYWLRLQ
- a CDS encoding two-component system response regulator, which codes for MVVEDADAPPDRDQDRADNQGEARVINVLMVEDDYDDFYLIREILKQNSKRQYRLSRALTLEDCVSQVQSTPPDIILLDLGLQDSSGLATLEKLLKSGIQQPVIVLTGVNDEELGENAIKIGAEDYLPKEEVSKTLLSRSINYGIERHRLTAELQQKASEDALTGLPNRSALFERIEVLISNTDRAETKLAIALLDLDGFKEVNDTLGHQTGDDLLRQIAARLRKSLRRSDMAARYGGDEFVLVFTNYHSESELMEVVQRKLNILTQPIRLYVNGEVQEVTIGASVGLAEWRASMTAQQIVNNADDAMYASKKNGKNQVTMATSLQS
- a CDS encoding NAD(P)/FAD-dependent oxidoreductase, yielding MTRKKIIILGANFAGLQAATQLSSRLYEVTVVDPSPYFEWTPNIHELLSGCKQLHTLQLSRFKVLSALNHRFVAHRATNFDPQWQTVELETGETLQYDGLILAMGHETTDYGIKGVKEVASGFRKGAEIVQIRSRLESLLQQQNSVTVSIVGAGFTGIEALGELLRGYRHNPALSIQIIEKGNQALPGYTQKISDDIRKICAEYPVHWYFNQTISSLTEDRIILSSGATLSSDITIWTTGTQPASLALNIEALPPHRSGIPVKSTLQTRTDEAIFIAGDLADYTPGLTKQAYHALDMGKHAANNLARWLEGKTLRNFTPLNKPMALAFGDLNTYLIYNQTVISSPALAATKESIFQFYMTQLSHKLPVKLIAQNASERFASAFTEQLMPEFNAQSLIRLLKRTEILQWGGRKDLETLAMTILSTALS
- a CDS encoding PAS domain-containing sensor histidine kinase; translation: MMDEALTSFFSLDYMPHGHCYLWQPGILWTHVISDLAIGLAYFSIPVMLVLVVRKRPDLRYHRLVYLFAAFILCCGLTHLFSIYTIWNGAYGVYGLAKLVTAVVSVFTVVELSRLVPQLLSLPTPAEHREALNQAADEKLKRSRLELERKAEAIFQFTTELVPTGLLVIDAERNIRLANADLEMTFGYLRHELIGQPLSLLIEGPTTDYHDALVQEYLRNPTQDHAMASGRIVKGKRKDGGPVSIEISLSVHEFEGEKHAFATVVDISRVTSRKSSNLESNNRIKRAVEAINDGIWEWNVQTNEVWYSPRLMGMIGHDPDSEKARLEYWQEHIHPGDRAKVEQALEAHFQSGSKYDVTYRGYTDKGDYEWLHARGDTIFDASGKPLLMSGVLSNIQDKKQLEQELAEKSHFLNAILEKSLCGMYIFDLKKNINTYINPQYTEITGYDAEELQLMQKGGDMAQLFYQADLHRVLAHIEAVKSSPDNRGDAIQYRFRHKDGHWIWCYSRDSVYTYDDNGEPSEMLGTFFEISDLVEREERIKKLARDFYDTFEQAAVGIAHVGLDGSWLKANSKLCQILGYTREQLLKTNFQSITFQDDLESDLDQIDQLIRGEANHYSREKRYICANGQLIWTNLTVSIVRSEDGVNSHFISVVEDISERKAIEQALAESNSALERFAYSASHDLQEPLRKISAFSDSVAARLKGKLADSDAQYELSRIGDAARRMRDMINSLLQLSRSSRQKMVKEVVPLSELVAPVLDDLSEVIREHSAEIVLHDDARVWVDKIGFQQVLLNLIVNSIRYRRTGVPPKVEILCSPSFRETRIEICDNGKGFKDEFAEQIFEPFKRLVGKEISGSGMGLAICRQIIIGHGGTIHAHSRAINEKSSEESGAVFQITLPKTEDCS
- a CDS encoding TPR end-of-group domain-containing protein yields the protein MSSLIVGLLFVICASSSLAETSVPLESSLQQQESARTDGEPLPTEQGKASAVSESVAAELEEKERRAAAASVESLEKPLYNPFVERYVLDELKQLRSEMANQKAELIQQIVDRELNSVDRGVTYATDTVTYFFYLIAGASSILVLVGWTSIREIKDRVHTLADEEISKLVHQYEERLFSIEQQLNQKTRHIEANREEIELTKEVQSLWLRAAQEGQANHKIPVYDQILSLRPDDCEALTYKADAVLELGEPQWAANLCHQALAIDPDNGHAFYQLACAYTAMKNYDEAVRFLEKAVQMADSYRDDIEKDEALAPLLHNKSLKDLL